One Phragmites australis chromosome 23, lpPhrAust1.1, whole genome shotgun sequence DNA window includes the following coding sequences:
- the LOC133906384 gene encoding major pollen allergen Aln g 1-like has translation MVAGSFTEECAVAVSAELLWKVAFASTKAVFLPKACAGFIDSVDIEGGGGPGSITTMKLNPAVGEAKVLKTRLLAKDGAARTLRTEVLEGGKVSAQLKSQVAEVRVEPAGEDACVAKFTIEYERLDGAPLSPEDQATVAQGYLGIVKKVEAYLLAHPEEFV, from the exons ATGGTCGCCGGCAGCTTTACCGAGGAGTGCGCGGTGGCAGTGTCGGCAGAGCTGCTCTGGAAGGTGGCCTTCGCCAGCACCAAGGCCGTCTTCCTGCCCAAGGCCTGCGCTGGCTTCATCGATTCCGTCGACAtcgagggcggcggcgggcccGGCAGCATCACCACCATGAAGCTTAACCCAG CCGTGGGTGAGGCGAAGGTGCTCAAGACCCGGCTGCTGGCGAAAGACGGCGCGGCGCGCACGCTGCGAACGGAGGTGCTGGAGGGCGGCAAGGTGAGCGCACAGCTCAAGTCGCAGGTGGCGGAGGTGCGGGTGGAGCCCGCTGGCGAGGACGCCTGCGTGGCCAAGTTCACGATCGAGTACGAGCGGCTGGACGGCGCGCCGCTGTCGCCGGAGGACCAGGCGACGGTCGCGCAGGGCTACCTCGGCATCGTCAAGAAGGTGGAGGCGTACCTCCTCGCGCACCCGGAGGAGTTCGTCTGA
- the LOC133906725 gene encoding cellulose synthase-like protein D4: MSRRLSLPAGSPVTVTVSPVAGGKSGSSPGEAVLKRGGGGGLTSPAPRHSLGGSSSTATLQVSPVRRSGGSRYLGASRDGAVDNSAEFVHYTVHIPPTPERTTSAAVEEEAEVRPQRSYISGTIFTGGLNQATRGHVLNTSGSGAAVAASGNMTCKMRGCDMPAFLTSGGGGQPPCDCGFMICQECYMDCVAGAENCPGCKEPYSAGGDTDDDGCDDDEAVSSSEERDQLPLTSMAKRFSLVHSMKVPSSNGCAGGGGKPAEFDHARWLFETKGTYGYGNALWPKDGHGGGGGGTGFAGFEDLPNFSARCRRPLTRKTSVSQAILSPYRLLIAIRLVALGFFLTWRIRHPNPEAVWLWALSVMCEVWFAFSWLLDSLPKLCPVQRAADLDVLAERFEMPTARNPKGRSDLPGIDVFVSTADPEKEPPLVTANTILSILAADYPVDKLACYLSDDGGALLTFEALAETASFARTWVPFCRKHGVEPRSPEAYFGQKRDFLKNKVRVDFVRERRKVKREYDEFKVRVNYLPEAIRRRSDAYNAGEELRARRRQQEEAMAAGALPGALPEAATAVKATWMSDGSHWPGTWHTAAPDHSRGDHAGIIQAMLAPPTSEQVMGGEPVESGGLIDTTGVDIRLPMLVYVSREKRPGYDHNKKAGAMNALVRTSAIMSNGPFIVNLDCDHYVHNSAALREGMCFMLDRGGDRICYVQFPQRFEGIDPNDRYANHNLVFFDVAMRAMDGLQGPMYVGTGCVFRRTALYGFSPPRATEHHGWLGRKKIKLFLRKPTMGKKTDRENNNDKEMMLPPIEDDGFQQLDDIESSALLPRRFGSSATFVASIPVAEYQGRLLQDTPGAHQGRPAGALAVPREPLDAATVAEAISVISCFYEDKTEWGQRIGWIYGSVTEDVVTGYRMHNRGWRSVYCVTRRDAFRGTAPINLTDRLHQVLRWATGSVEIFFSRNNALFASRRMKLLQRVAYFNVGMYPFTSVFLLVYCVLPAVSLFSGKFIVQSLNVTFLAFLLIITITLCLLALLEIKWSGITLHEWWRNEQFWVIGGTSAHPAAVLQGLLKVVAGVDISFTLTSKPGTGDNDSDEDAFAELYEVRWSFLMVPPVTIMMVNAVALAVASARTLYSEFPQWSKLLGGAFFSLWVLCHLYPFAKGLLGRRGRVPTIVFVWSGLISMTVSLLWVYISPPAGARERIGGGFSFP; the protein is encoded by the exons ATGTCGCGGCGGCTGTCGCTGCCGGCGGGGTCGCCGGTCACGGTGACGGTGTCGCCGGTGGCGGGAGGGAAGAGTGGGAGCAGTCCTGGGGAGGCGGTGCTgaagaggggcggcggcggcgggctcaCGAGCCCAGCGCCGAGGCACTCGCTCGGGGGCTCGTCGTCCACCGCGACGCTGCAGGTCTCGCCCGTGCGCCGGAGCGGGGGGAGCCGGTACCTTGGCGCGTCGCGGGACGGCGCTGTGGATAACAGCGCCGAGTTCGTGCACTACACCGTGCACATCCCGCCAACGCCGGAGAGGACGACCtccgcggcggtggaggaggaggcggaggtgcgGCCTCAGAGGAGCTACATCTCGGGGACCATCTTCACCGGCGGGCTCAACCAGGCCACGCGCGGCCACGTGCTCAACACCTCCGGCTCCGGCGCGGCGGTCGCCGCCTCCGGGAACATGACGTGCAAGATGCGCGGCTGCGACATGCCGGCGTTCCTgacctccggcggcggcgggcagcCGCCCTGCGACTGCGGGTTCATGATCTGCCAGGAGTGCTACATGGACTGTGTCGCCGGCGCCGAGAACTGCCCCGGCTGCAAGGAGCCGTACTCCGCTGGTGGTGACACCGACGACGACGGCTgcgacgacgacgaggccgTCTCCTCGTCGGAGGAGCGGGACCAGCTGCCGCTGACATCGATGGCGAAGCGGTTCTCCTTGGTGCACTCCATGAAGGTGCCCAGCAGCAACGgctgcgccggcggcggcggcaagccGGCCGAGTTCGACCACGCCCGGTGGCTCTTCGAGACCAAGGGGACCTACGGCTACGGCAACGCGCTGTGGCCCAAGGACGGtcatggtggcggcggcggcggcactggCTTCGCTGGGTTCGAGGATCTGCCCAACTTCAGCGCCCGGTGCCGCCGACCGCTGACGAGGAAGACCAGCGTCTCGCAGGCCATCCTCAGCCCTTACAG GCTGTTGATCGCCATCCGTCTGGTGGCTCTGGGGTTCTTCCTAACATGGCGCATCCGGCACCCGAACCCAGAGGCGGTGTGGCTGTGGGCGCTCTCGGTGATGTGCGAGGTGTGGTTCGCCTTCTCATGGCTGCTCGACAGCCTCCCCAAGCTCTGTCCTGTCCAACGCGCCGCCGACCTCGATGTCCTGGCCGAACGCTTCGAAATGCCCACCGCACGCAACCCCAAGGGCCGCTCCGACCTCCCCGGCATCGACGTCTTCGTCTCCACCGCCGACCCGGAGAAGGAGCCGCCGCTCGTCACCGCCAACACCATCCTCTCCATCCTCGCCGCCGACTACCCGGTCGATAAGCTGGCCTGCTACCTCTCCGACGACGGTGGCGCGCTCCTCACTTTCGAGGCGCTCGCTGAGACCGCCAGCTTCGCGCGCACCTGGGTGCCCTTCTGCCGGAAGCACGGCGTCGAGCCACGCAGCCCCGAGGCGTACTTTGGACAGAAGAGGGACTTCCTCAAGAACAAGGTGCGAGTTGACTTCGTCCGGGAGCGGAGGAAGGTGAAGCGGGAGTACGACGAGTTCAAAGTGAGGGTGAACTATCTGCCGGAAGCGATACGCCGGCGCTCCGACGCATACAACGCCGGTGAGGAGCTGCGTGCCAGGAGGCggcagcaggaggaggccatGGCGGCCGGCGCCCTTCCAGGAGCGTTGCCCGAGGCCGCGACAGCTGTGAAGGCGACATGGATGTCTGACGGCTCGCACTGGCCTGGCACATGGCACACCGCCGCGCCGGACCACTCCCGCGGCGACCACGCTGGCATCATTCAG GCAATGCTGGCGCCTCCGACGTCGGAGCAGGTAATGGGAGGGGAGCCGGTGGAGTCCGGCGGGCTGATCGACACGACGGGAGTGGACATCCGGCTGCCGATGCTGGTGTACGTGTCCCGCGAGAAGCGGCCGGGGTACGACCACAACAAGAAGGCCGGCGCCATGAACGCGCTGGTCCGCACCAGCGCCATCATGTCCAACGGGCCCTTCATCGTCAATCTCGACTGCGACCACTACGTGCACAACTCGGCAGCGCTCCGGGAGGGGATGTGCTTCATGCTCGACCGCGGCGGCGACCGCATCTGCTACGTCCAGTTCCCGCAGCGGTTCGAGGGCATTGATCCCAACGACCGCTACGCCAACCACAACCTCGTCTTCTTCGACGTTGCCATGCGCGCCATGGACGGGCTGCAGGGCCCCATGTACGTCGGCACTGGGTGCGTCTTCCGCCGCACCGCGCTGTACGGGTTCAGCCCGCCGCGCGCCACCGAGCACCACGGCTGGCTCGGGAGGAAAAAGATCAAGCTGTTCCTGAGGAAGCCCACCATGGGAAAGAAGACGGACAGGGAGAACAACAACGACAAGGAGATGATGCTGCCACCGATCGAGGATGACGGCTTCCAGCAGCTCGACGACATCGAGTCGTCGGCGCTGCTCCCTCGGCGGTTCGGCAGCTCGGCGACGTTCGTGGCGTCGATCCCGGTGGCCGAGTACCAGGGGCGGCTCCTGCAGGACACGCCGGGCGCGCACCAGGGTCGCCCTGCCGGCGCGCTGGCAGTGCCCCGCGAGCCGCTAGACGCGGCCACCGTCGCCGAGGCCATCAGCGTGATCTCGTGCTTCTACGAGGACAAGACGGAGTGGGGGCAGCGCATCGGGTGGATCTACGGGTCGGTGACGGAGGACGTGGTGACCGGGTACCGGATGCACAACCGCGGGTGGCGGTCCGTGTACTGCGTGACGCGGCGCGACGCGTTCCGCGGCACGGCGCCCATCAATCTCACCGACAGGCTTCACCAGGTGCTCCGGTGGGCGACGGGCTCCGTGGAGATCTTCTTCTCCCGCAACAACGCCTTGTTCGCGTCCCGGCGAATGAAGCTCCTCCAGCGCGTCGCCTACTTCAACGTCGGCATGTACCCGTTCACCTCGGTCTTCCTGCTCGTCTACTGCGTGCTCCCGGCCGTCTCCCTCTTCTCCGGCAAGTTCATCGTTCAGTCACTCAACGTCACCTTCCTGGCGTTCCtgctcatcatcaccatcacgcTCTGCCTGCTGGCGCTGCTGGAGATCAAGTGGTCCGGGATCACGCTGCACGAGTGGTGGCGCAACGAGCAGTTCTGGGTGATCGGCGGCACGAGCGCACACCCAGCGGCGGTGCTGCAGGGCCTGCTGAAGGTGGTCGCCGGCGTGGACATCTCCTTCACGCTGACGTCCAAGCCGGGCACCGGCGACAACGACAGCGACGAGGATGCGTTCGCCGAGCTGTACGAGGTGCGGTGGAGCTTCCTGATGGTGCCGCCCGTGACGATCATGATGGTGAACGCGGTGGCGCTGGCGGTGGCGTCGGCGCGCACGCTGTACAGCGAGTTCCCGCAGTGGAGCAAGCTGCTGGGCGGCGCCTTCTTCAGCCTCTGGGTGCTCTGCCACCTCTACCCGTTCGCCAAGGGGCTCCTGGGGCGCCGCGGCCGCGTGCCGACCATCGTGTTCGTCTGGTCGGGGCTCATCTCCATGACCGTGTCGCTGCTCTGGGTCTACATCAGCCCGCCCGCCGGCGCCAGGGAGCGCATCGGCGGCGGCTTCAGCTTCCCGTAG